The DNA segment ACGATGCTCAGCCCGACGGGGCTCAACGCGAGTTCCCCGATCTCGATGATGAAGTAGCCGCCGATCAACCACCACGGGCTCACATGAAGACCGGGCACGCTCTGCGCCAGACGCGCAGCCGGGACGAGCAGTAAAAAGGAAAGCCCCGCAAACAACAACCCGATAGCGAACTTCGCCGGACTCGACGGCTCATACTTTCCCAGCCGGACCCAGAGCGCCGCCATGATTGGAGCAAGAATGATAACGAACACCGCCGGGACCGCCTGAAACCACGACGAGGGAAACGAGACGCCAAATATGCTGAGCCGTGTGTAGCGATCCGCAAAGAGGTTCAACGTCGATCCGCCCTGCTCATAGGCGCCCCAGAACACCGCGGCGAATACAAACAGAATCGCGATCGTTGCCAGGCGTCTCCATTCCGGCGTCGAGGATCCGGTCACGACGGCCTGCTTCTGCTTCACGGACAGCTTGTTCAGAGCCGGCCGCAGCCGTTCCTTTCCGAGAACGTACTGCGTCAATCCGAGCGCCATTCCAACGCCCGCGCACGCGAAACCGATGTGCCAGTCGACTTTCTGCGCCAGATATCCGGCAATGATCGGGCCGAGGAAGGCGCCGAGATTGATGCCCATATAGAAAATCGAAAACCCGGCGTCACGTCGGCTGTCGCCCTCTTCGTAAAGCGAACCTACCATCGCACTGACATTCGGCTTCAACAGCCCGGTGCCGATAACGATCAATGCCAGTCCGCTGTAGAAGAACGGCAGCGCTCGGAAGGCCAGCGTGAAATGTCCGGCGGCGATGATGATTCCACCGATCAGCACGCTGCGATACTGTCCGAGCCCGCGATCCGCGGCGATTCCGCCGAGGATTGCTGCAGCCCACGCACTTCCCGTGTAGGTGCCGTAAATCGAGGCAGCGCGTTCGACCGGAAATCCCAGCCCTCCGGCGGCGGCGGGCGCCGTCATATAAAGGATGAGAAACGCGCGCATCCCGTAGTAGCTGAAACGCTCCCACATTTCGGTGAAAAACAACGTGCTGAGGCCGCGCGGATGGTGGACTTTTCCGGACATGAACGAGTGAAGTTACCACAGTAGCGCGAATGGTAAGAATTTTAAACCGGGATCGCCGGCGCAGGACCGGCGAAGGCGTGGTGGGTTTTCTGTAATGGCGGACAAGCGTTCCGGCAAGAGGTAACGAGCCGGAAGCAGGCTGCCCAAGAAATCTTCGGCGAAAAAGAAGTTTATCCTCTGGCTGGAGCGACAGGAGAGCATCCGGTGAGTTCTTCAACGGATGCCCTTCCGATGTCGCTCCGATTTTCCCCCTACTTCGCCGTGCCGCCAACGCTGCGGTCAACCTGCTCGGCCTGGCTGAGATGTTTTTGCAGAGTCGGCAGGAGTTCACGCGCGATCTCCGCATCATTGGCGCCGTTTGCGCCAGGCTTTTGCCGTGATGTGTTGGCTGAGCTTCCGGTGCCGGCTTCGCTCTGAAATGTCTGGACGGCCACCCGGTGATCGCGCACCATCGCATCCATATAGGCCTTATCGAATTGGGTTCCCGTCAGCTTGGAAAGCCTATCGGACGTCTGTTGATGTTGTTTGGTAAGTTGGACCGAACCTTCCGAAGTACCCGCGGCGTTTCGCAATTTTTGGAGCGCCTGCGTGTGGTCCTGAACCATCATCTCGGCATACTGCTTTACTTTCGGATCCTGGGCTTTGCCCTGGGCCATGCGGCCAAGATCGATTTCCGCCTGATTCATTTCAATCGCTTTGCTCAAAAAAGGATCAGTTGCCGTTCCCTGCTGATTGTTTTGGCCACGGGCCGCGGGCGCGAGCAGCAGCACGATCGAAAATACCAAAGAAAATATCCAGCATGCATTCTTCATGTATTTCTCCCTATTTTTTCGTTTTCGAAATGCGAAAGAAAAGCCACGGCAAATTACCTGCCGTGGCTCGAGACAATAGAACCAACTGTTTGGCCGGTCTCCGATGCCGACAGGAAACCTTCGTTGCCACCAGAGAAACCCGGCGCGCCGGAACTGTCAGACAAATCCTCACGTCCGCATCAGTGTGAAGCGCACAGAGAGACGGGTACATCGCCGGATTCCTGCTTCAAGCGCGGTTCGATCTAACGGGGCGCCGCTCCCGTATTCGGAACCATCTATGCGGCATCGCTTTCCATGTCCGCCATCAGTTCACTCTTACGGTCCGCCAGCTCCTGGCCAAGTTCGCGTAACCGTGCCGCACCCAGGGTTTTCCGGGCTTTAGGAAACATTTCGGTCTCTTCCTGTTCAGCGTGATGTTCGATGAGATCTTTGAGCACCTTGGCTTTGGCCGCGAACTTTTCCGAGGCGGTATCGGTGCTCTTAATTTCGGGCATGACCAAATCGACAACGTGGTGCTCTTCCAATGCTTCGAAGTAGAGGCGTGCCTGGGATTCCTGCCGGATGGCGTCCTTGAATGCCGGGTAAAAGATTTCTTCCTCGATCTGCGTGTGAACCGTTATCTCGGTTTCGACCTCGGCCAGAAGCTCATCCCGTTCCTCTGTATCGTCCTCTGTGGTTTTTTCGAGACGCTGCAGCAGCCCTTTGACGTTTTTATGATCTTCCTTGAGAAGAGCGATCGCGTCCTTCCGTGATTGTCCCGTATTAGAGCGTTTGCGCGATTTTGCCGCCATATGTAACTCCTTTCCCCACGAATAATTTCTGCATTTGAAATACCAGCTGTGGACCTGGCCCGGAACGCTACGCGGCTTCCTGGTTTCCTTCTTTTGTGTACGCCGCTCGAAGCAGGCGGGCTGCTTTGCCGGGACCACCGTGCCGGAGGACCTTGAATGTCCGGCCCTGCACTTTGTGGTAGGCGATGAAGAACTCATCGATTTCTTTCAAAAACGTCCGGTTCAGGTCACGAAGTTCCCGAACATCCGAATGGGTATACGATTCTTCGGCTACAGCAATGAGACGGTCGTTCCTGTTTGTCTCGCCTTTCTCGGTCTGTTCGCCTTCGATTACGCCGATGAGTCTGCTTTCTACCCGGCATCCAGGAAAAGCCGGGGCATCCATAAGCAGAAGTACATCGATCGGATCGCCATCGTCCGCTTTCGTGCCAGGTATAAAGCCGAAATCATTGGGAAATATCATCCCTTCCGGCAGGACTCTGGACAGTTCTATCGCTCCGCTTTCGGGATCGAATGCGTACTTGTTTCGACTGCCCTTAGGTGTTTCAACGATGACCGTTACCTTCATGCGATTCTCCTTTCACGCGCATCGGGCCTCGGGCCGCGCAAAACCGGTCAGGTATGCGCCTCGTCCCAGGCGCTTAACTGCTCGTCGAAAAACCGGGTGATGACCTTGTCGTTTATGGCGTCACGCAGATGCATCAAGGCGTCGCGGGCGCCCGCGGGATTTTTCAACTTTTCGTTTACTTCCATGAGCAGTATCCATCCCTCGAGCAGATCGGGATTTGCCGCCACTGCTTCTGCTGCGGTGCGGGCTGCTTCGGCGTATCGGCCCTGGCTGCACTGGATCTTCGCTACGTAGTAGTGAGCAAGGCTCAGGTGCGGATCGTCCTTAAGAACCCTGGACAACAGTTTCATCGCGCCACCATAGTCCGCCTGCTCGGCCATGGCAATGGCGATATTGATATTGATGACAGGGTCAGTATCGTCGACGTTCTGCGCTCGCCGCAGGAACGCCAAAGCCGCATCCGGGCGGTTAAGGAGAACGAAGGTCCCTCCCAGGTCGGTGACCGCCTCGACATATGCCGGATACATCCGGATGGCGGTGCCGTATTCGATCAATGCCTTATCGAGTTGGCCCTCTCGATGGAATTGAACAGCTCGCAAATAAGCGTCTCTGGCTGCACCAGGAACCTTTTGCTGTAGGCGCTTGGCCGGCACCGACTATACCGGCATAAATCGCGGTTCATTGCGAAAAGAGTGAAGAACAGCGACGCGGTAATCGGTCTCTTTGGTTCCGGGTTTGAAAGTCAGATCCACTCGCAATGGAATGTAAAGCGGAGAATAGCTAGCTAGTCGCCGGAAGTCTACGCCGGTGGGGAATATCGGCGCTATAAGCGAAATCCGAAAAGCGCTATCAGGCCGGGACCTACATATCTCATATGAGGGATACAAGAAGAAGAACCCCGTACAAGCAGGAAGCGAAGAATCAGCAATCCGGCTGACGCTCCGGAATACGGCACGGCCGACGCATATGGTCCCGGGCTGCACCGATTGTCTGCATGGAGTCATTCACACGCCGTATAGCGGCGGGAGCGATGCTGCCCAGGGCAATTGATCGCGCATGAGCACCGATCATAACTGGACCATGAGTGCGACCCCGACCGCGACTACGCCGGCAACAATCCACACGACATAATCTCCGACAACGCCGGAGTGCAGTGATCGGAGGCCATTCACCATCGCCTGAACGGGAGAAGCCGCGAGTGATCGGCGGAATCCCCTGAACCGTCCGGCCAAAGCAAACCAGCCCAGGGCAGCGGCAATCAGCGCACTGCTGCACGATCGAATGATGGTCGCAACCTCGATATCCGCGGACGTCGACGTCTGGACAGGAGTTGGCGTTCCTTCAAGCACCCGTGAGGCATATGCGCCGGAGTCCTGCAGCGTTGCCGCATATCGCAAAATGCCGTCACGAAACGACCGGGGAACTCCGATACAAAGCGCGATCGCCAGAAGGGCAAGAGCCGGAATCGTCATGACAGGGGAAACAGGCCCGCGCTTCTCCGAGTCGTCATGAGACTCGGATGAAGGCAACGGCCGGCCCCTCCCGATACCCAGAAAGATCCGCATCCCGCTGCGAAGGACAGCTCCTCCCGTCAAAATTCCCGCCAGCATGATGACGGCAGGCGCCCAGCCGTAGCCGGACCTTTTTGCGGCGTCCTCCAGCATTGCCGTCCCAAAGAACGTCGCGAATGGCGGCAGTCCTGCAAGCGCGAGCCCGCCGCCTGCAAAAATCAGGCCGGCTGCCCATGAATGACAACGGCCCTTCAGCGCGACTTCATCGACGGTTCTGAACTGATGCACTAAGATACCGGCACCCATGAAAAG comes from the Terriglobia bacterium genome and includes:
- a CDS encoding DUF4142 domain-containing protein — translated: MKNACWIFSLVFSIVLLLAPAARGQNNQQGTATDPFLSKAIEMNQAEIDLGRMAQGKAQDPKVKQYAEMMVQDHTQALQKLRNAAGTSEGSVQLTKQHQQTSDRLSKLTGTQFDKAYMDAMVRDHRVAVQTFQSEAGTGSSANTSRQKPGANGANDAEIARELLPTLQKHLSQAEQVDRSVGGTAK
- a CDS encoding peptide MFS transporter; its protein translation is MSGKVHHPRGLSTLFFTEMWERFSYYGMRAFLILYMTAPAAAGGLGFPVERAASIYGTYTGSAWAAAILGGIAADRGLGQYRSVLIGGIIIAAGHFTLAFRALPFFYSGLALIVIGTGLLKPNVSAMVGSLYEEGDSRRDAGFSIFYMGINLGAFLGPIIAGYLAQKVDWHIGFACAGVGMALGLTQYVLGKERLRPALNKLSVKQKQAVVTGSSTPEWRRLATIAILFVFAAVFWGAYEQGGSTLNLFADRYTRLSIFGVSFPSSWFQAVPAVFVIILAPIMAALWVRLGKYEPSSPAKFAIGLLFAGLSFLLLVPAARLAQSVPGLHVSPWWLIGGYFIIEIGELALSPVGLSIVTKLAPVRIVGLMMGVWLLSIAVGDKLAGWTAGFFTTLPLPTLFGYVAVVTLVAAGVLGVLVRPVRKLMGGIR
- a CDS encoding inorganic diphosphatase encodes the protein MKVTVIVETPKGSRNKYAFDPESGAIELSRVLPEGMIFPNDFGFIPGTKADDGDPIDVLLLMDAPAFPGCRVESRLIGVIEGEQTEKGETNRNDRLIAVAEESYTHSDVRELRDLNRTFLKEIDEFFIAYHKVQGRTFKVLRHGGPGKAARLLRAAYTKEGNQEAA
- a CDS encoding hemerythrin domain-containing protein, whose translation is MAAKSRKRSNTGQSRKDAIALLKEDHKNVKGLLQRLEKTTEDDTEERDELLAEVETEITVHTQIEEEIFYPAFKDAIRQESQARLYFEALEEHHVVDLVMPEIKSTDTASEKFAAKAKVLKDLIEHHAEQEETEMFPKARKTLGAARLRELGQELADRKSELMADMESDAA
- a CDS encoding tetratricopeptide repeat protein; this encodes MRAVQFHREGQLDKALIEYGTAIRMYPAYVEAVTDLGGTFVLLNRPDAALAFLRRAQNVDDTDPVININIAIAMAEQADYGGAMKLLSRVLKDDPHLSLAHYYVAKIQCSQGRYAEAARTAAEAVAANPDLLEGWILLMEVNEKLKNPAGARDALMHLRDAINDKVITRFFDEQLSAWDEAHT